Part of the Candidatus Binatia bacterium genome is shown below.
AGATCCTGGACCGGAGCGAGGAGTTCGTCTCGAAGATCCGCGACTCCGTCGGCTCGAAGGCCGATCTGCTGTTCGGCACGCACGGACAGTTCACGCCGTCGGGCGCCTTGCGCCTCGCGCGACGGCTGGAGCCGTACGACCCGCTCTGGTTCGAAGAACCGACGCCGCCGGAAAGCCCCGAACAGATGGCGCGCGTCGCTCGGCAAACACGGATCCCGATCGCGACCGGCGAGCGACTCACCACCAAGTACGAGTTCGCCCGCGTCCTCGAGACCGGAGCCGCATCGATCCTCCAGATGGCGCTCGGCCGCGTCGGTGGTCTGCTCGAGGCGAAGAAAATCGCGGGAATGGCGGAAGCGCACTACGCCCAGATCGCGCCCCATCTGTACTGCGGCCCGGTCGAGGGCGCGGCGAACATCCAGCTCGCCGCCTGCTCCCCGAACTTTCTCCTCCTGGAAGGAATCGAGACCTGGGGCGGATTCCATGCGGACGTCCTGAAAACGCCGATTCGCTGGGAAGACGGCTACGTGATTCCCCCGACGGAACCCGGGCTCGGAATCGAGCTCGATGAAGACGTGCTCGCGACCCACCCCTACATGGGCGATCGCCTCCACCTCGAGATGGACGAAGAACCGGCCGGATGAAGCCCTCCGGGGCTTTCGCTAGATAAAGGCGATCAGCCGGGATCACACCCCCGGCGCTTCGCCAGCCGAGGAGTCCACGTGGCCACGATCCGTCCCTTTCGCCCCTTCCGCTACACCCCCGAAGCCGGCCCCATCGCCGAACTCGTGGCCCCGCCCTACGACGTGATCAGCGAGCCGGAGCGCGCCCGGCTGCGGACCCTGCGCGAAGCCGGTGCGATCCACGTCATCCTGCCCCTGGGCGAAGAAAAGTACCGCACGGCGGCGGACCTGCTCGAGACCTGGAAGGCGGCCGGCCTCATCGCTCAGGAAGACAAGCCTGCGATGTACCTCTACTCGCAGGGGTTCGAGATCAACGGCGAAACGTTCGTGCGCTGGGGGCTCCTCACATCGCTGCAGCTGGAGGAATTCGACGACCGGATCGTTCTGCCCCACGAGCGCACGCTCGACGGTCCGAAGGCCGACCGGATGCAGCTCATTCGAGCCTGTGAGACGAACCTGAGCCCGATCTTCACGTTCATCGACAAGTCGCTCGGGCTCGCCGGAATGACCGACCGCGGCGAGCAGATCGTCGATTTCACGGACGAGGCCGGCGTCACCCAGCGCGTGTGGCGCCTCACGGACGAGTCGCTCATGGCCGAACTGATGGAGAAGATCTCGAGCGAACCCGTCTACATCGCCGACGGACACCATCGGTACGAGACGTCGCTCGCCTACCGAAACGAGCGACGGAACGAAGCCGGCGCGCCGACGGATCCCCAACCTTACGACTTCGTCCTCACGCACATGTGCTCGACAAAGGACCCGGGCCTCGTCGTGCTCCCGACGCACCGACTCCTCGCCGACCCCGCCCCGCACGGCGAGCTGCTCGCGAACTGGGAGGCGAACTGCAAGATCACCGCCTTCGACGACGCGATGGCGCTCTGGACGGCTCTGGGAGTCGGACCGGTCGGCGAGCGCGTTCCGCGTCTCGGCATCCTCCGTCGCGGTGTCCCGGGCGGGCTTCTCCTCGAACCGGGTGACGGCGCCCGCAAGCACCTCGACACGCGACCGCCCTCGCTGTCCGCCCTCGACGTCACGTTCCTGCACGAAGTCGTCCTGGACGGAGTCGCGCCCGACCGATTCAAGTATACGCACGACGAGCACGAGACGATTACCGCCGTCGAAAAAGGCGAGACGGAACTCGCGGTCCTCCTGCCGCCGCCCGGCGTCGACGACGTTCTCGCGATCGCCCGAGACGAGCTCACGATGCCGCAGAAGTCGACGTACTTCTATCCGAAGGTTCTCTCCGGCCTCGCGTACAACCCGATTGGCCGCAAAGACTGAGGCGACCCGTCAGGGATCGACGTCTACGGGGGGCGGAGCCAGCAGCTTCTTTAGCTGGTCCATCGACATGCACTTGGCCCCCAGAATCACCATCGCCCCGTTGCCGGCGACACCGCCGGATTCGGTAAGCCCGTACGCCAGCGCCGCCTGACTCGCGCTTCGGCTGTTGTTGCAGGCCTTCTCCGTCGGGAACTGTCCGTTCACCACCCAGCTCGCCAGGCTGGCGCCCGTCACGACGGTCCCATCCGGGCGGACCGGCGGCTGAAGCAGGACCCAGGTGAGGACCCAAAGAGAAGCCACGAGCGATCGGTTCGGCATGAGCCATTGTACCCAGACGTCCGGGCCGAACGAGGAGCCTATGGCGAAAGCCCCGTTTTTCCTCGGAAATTAGACCGACCCTGAACAACTCGGCGCCGAACGGGACGTAGCCAGGAGAGCATGAAGATGGCCTGTCTGGTGCTCTCGATCGCGCTTGCGTCCGGTCTCACCGCGGTGCCCACTCGCACGCCTGCCGCCGACCTGCCCCATGAATACGGTGAGGCCTTCGACAACGCCTCGGCCCGCGATACCGACGTTCAGGCCCTCGGGGACCTGAAGCGCCGACTCAAAGACCTGGAGGACACTCCTCTACGAGGTGTCGTACCGGGTGTTCACCGCGCAGGGAGAGAAGCTGGGCGAGATCCGCCTCATACGCGAGTGGAGCCCGCTGAACTGGAATGACAGCGCAACCCAGCCGACGATCCAGGGCGTCGTCGAAAACGTGCGGAGCGGCAACAAGGAGGCGCTCGCGTGGGTCGCCGAGCGCGATCACGCCCGCTCCGACCCGGGCATGACCGGGTGCGCGGAGGAGGTCCACAGAGAGAGCGCGACTCGCCCAGCTCGGAGAATTCCGCGCCGCCCAGCGGCAGCCGAAAACCGACGCCGCACGCGCGCGTGCCCATTGCGGGAAGGCGCAGAACCAACAGCTCGCCTCGGCGCTGGTAGGCGGCCTCATTCCGCTGATGAACTCGATGTCCTCCTTTTAGAAGACCGGCCCGAGCGCGGCCCAATCGGCGCACGTGGACGCCGCGGTCCGGCGCGCGGGCGAATATCGTTCTCGTCGCACGAGGAGCCGCCACAGCCGCCCGACATGGACCGGTTCCTCGAGAAGTACCGCTCCCAGGTCCGGTCGATCCCGCAAATACGCGACGACTACCTCCAGCTGCGGGTGTAATCCGGGCGTTCGCGTCAGGCGAGGCGGTTGTCGAGCAAGGACAGCCCGTTCAGGACGCCGTTGCGAAGCTCGCGCGGGTCGAGGATGTCGTCGTACCCGAGGCGGGCTGCCATCTTCCACGCGCCGGCAGACTGCTCTTTGACCAGCCGCGCGCGCTCTTCGTCGTCGAGCTTCGCGGCCTTGCCGCCGCTGTCCGCCGGCATCGCGCCCAGCGTCACCGTCGGCAACGCGTAGCAGAGGGTCTGCCGGTCGAAGGGGTTCTGCGCCATAATCGACGTGCCGAAACCGAACGCTTTGCGAAGCGTCACGTGGATCTTGGGAGACGTGAGACGGCGCTGCGCCTTGTACATCTTCCCCGCCCACTTGAGGATGCCCGATCGCTCCGCGGCGGTTCCCGCCATCACACCCGGGTTGTCCGCGAGGAAGAGGAACGGGAGGCCGAACGCACCGACATTGTCGATGAAGTCGGCCGCCTTGATCGCGGCCGCACTGTCGATCGATCCCGAGCGCACCGACGGATCGTTGGCAACGATGGCGACAGCCCGACCCCCGATGAAGCCGAGCGCCGTGAGGATCGACGCCCCGTAGCGCGGCTGCACTTCGAAGAGGCTTCCTTCGTCGACCAGCATCTTCAGCACCGGCCGCATCGCGTACACGCGTCTCGGGTTCGGCGAGATGTGCCCGAGGATGTCGTCGAGCAGACGTGGGCCCGTGTCCGGCGCCTCACGACGGCGCTGCGAATCGCCCGCGTAGGCCGGGAGGTACTCGAGATACCGGCGCGCCATCGCGATCGCTTCTTCGTCGTCGGCGACGACGTTGTGCGCCACACCTGCCTCGTCGGCGCAGACCTGCGGGCCCCCGAGCTCTTCCTTCGTCACGTCCTCGCCCGTGCCCGCCTTCACGAGCGGCGGTCCGGCTGTGAACATCGCGGCCGACTCGGTGATGATCGTGAGATCGGACAGCGGTGCGGTGAGCGCGCCGTGTCCGGCCGAAGCGCCCAGGACCAGGCACACCATCGGGACCTGCCCCGAGAGATCGGCCAGCGAGAGCAGGTCGTTCGGCGCGCGCCCCGGGCTCTCAGTTTCGGTGAGTCGGTGGCCGGCGCCGTCGAGCATGAAGATCAGGGGCATGCGCTCCTGCGTAGCGAGCTCGCAGATCCGGTAGCGCTTCGCCATCGACACGTTGCCGATTGAGCCGCCGAGCACGGTGAAGTCCTCCGCGCCCGCGAGCACGGGGCGGCCGTGGATCTTGCCCATGCCCGCGACGAGGGCATCGGCGGGCGCCTCGGAACTACCGGCGAGCGGACCGATCTCGACGAAGGTGCCCGGGTCGAAGAGAAGCTCTATCCGGCGACGCGCGTCGAGCTTCCCGCGCTGGGTCATGAGGCGCTCGATCCGTTCGGGCCCGCCCATCGCCCGCGACGACGCGCGGCGCTCGGCCAGTTCTTGGAGGATCGGCTCCCAGTCCTTGATACTGTCGCGGCTTCGGCTCACCTCGTCGCTCGTACCGAACCCGCCCTTGGTAGCCAAACGGTCAGTGATCGTGGCCCGCCGGACGGGCTGCCAGGGAGGCGCGCCGTCCGCTCAGATCTCCCTTGGCGCAGAGGCCCTTTTCGGTGACGAGCCGCTCGAAAGCACCGAGCCAGCGCTCATAGTAGTGGTAGTCCGCACCGCTCGGATGCGCCCGCTCCCACTGCCCGATCTCGTCGATCAAGAGATCGCGGAACTCGTCCCAAGCGAACGCACCGCTGTCGTACAGGGCCATCGTCAGGCCGAAGAGCCGTCCCTCCCAGACCTCATCGAAAACCAGCTCACCGTTCTTGCGTGGCGGCGCGGCGGGACCGACTGCGTCCAACACGCGCGGGGTCTTGGGGTCGGCCACGAGTCAGCTCTTCGACGGATCGCGCAGACGACCCGTGCCGATCATCGAATCGCGCGTGACGAGCGTCGCGAGGCGCTCGGTGTCCCAATCCTCGCAGCCCGACGGGCGCTCGGGCAGGACCATGTATCGGAGCTCGGCACTCGAGTCCCAGACGCGAACCTCCAGATCCGGGTCCAGATCCAGGCCCATCTCCGAGAGGACCTTGCGGGGCTCGCGCACGACGCGCGACCGGTAGGCGGGATCCTTGTACCAGGCGGGCGAGATCCCGAGGAGGCCCGAGGGATAACAAGAGCATAGGGTGCAGACGACGACGTTGTGGACGCCGGGCTCGTTCGGGACGACGACGAGCGGTGCCTCGGGGATCATCGCGAGCTCGAGTTCGCCGACGGTCGTGGTCGCGTCGGCAAGCAGGCGGATTCGGAAGTCGTCGTCGGTCCAGGCACGTGCGACGACGCGCGCGCCGTTCATCGGACCGATGTCCTCTTCGAAGAGACGGATGATCCCGTCGATCGCTTCGGCCGTGACGATGCCCTTCTCGGTCAGAATCGTCTCGAGGGCTTCCGCGCGCAGCTCGTTCTCCGAGTGCTCGTGGTCGTGGTCGTGGTTTTTTCCGGACACTCTCGCTCCCTTTCGGTCAGACGGGTTCCAGGTACCGATCGAACAAGTCGACCGACACCGGAGCCCCGGGCTCGGCCGTGTCCCCCCAGAGCTCGCGCCCCTCGAAACGAACCGAGAAGAGGTACTCCGGACACTCCCCCTGCCCGTGCGCGTTGGTGTCCGGCAGGATGCACGCGGGGTGAACCCGCCCCACGACGCCGCACTTGCCGCGTACGTATCCCGGCAGCCGCGTGTGGCCCTGCGGGTGGAGGTTCCGCACACGGACCGCAGCCCCAACCGCGAACCGCGGCGCGGCCTCGACCTCACGGAAGAATCCATCGGCCGGGGGTCCCGCAGTGGCCCGCACCGTCGCCGACGGCGCGCGGGTTCCGTCCAGAGCCTCCTGGAGTTCACCGGCCCGCAGGAGGCCGCGTGCGACGAGCAGCGACTCCGCTGCCCGAATCCAACGCCCATAGTACCCGACACGAAGGTAGTCCTTGGGAGCGATCCTCTCGATCGCATGCCGAAACGCGTCCACGTTCCCGATCCCCACACCCAGCAGCACGTAGACCATCCCGTGAACCCGGGCCTCCCACTCCTCGCGAAAGACCGCGTCGCCCGTCTCCGCAGGCACAGCCCCAAAGCCGTGCATCCCACCCATGTCGTGAATCCCATCCATAGGGACGTTGGTTAGTCTCCCCGAAAACGTTTAGTCGCGCGCCGCTCGAGACGGATCGCGAGCATCGACTAAACACTTTTTGGGAGACTAACCAACGTCCCCCCCTCCGGGACCTCAGAGGTCGCGGGCGTCGGCGAAGCGGGTGAGGCGGACGGGACCTTCGTCGTCGAGGGTGCCCAGGGCGGAGACCAGGCGGGTCTTGGCCTTTTCGAAGCTGTCGCCGGTGAGGCGGGTGGGCTTCTTGTACTGGACCTGCTTCAGGGCCTTCAGGGGGTCGACGAAGCGCTTTCCGTGGACCAGCGAGAAGTGCAGGTGCGGGCCGGTGGCGAGCCCCGTGCTGCCAACGTAGCCGATGACGTCACCGCGGTGAACGCGCTTGCCGCCCTTGATGCCGCGCGCGTAGCGCGTGAGGTGACCGTACATCGAATCGTACTTCACGTTGCGGCCATGATCGATGCGGATCGTGCGACCCATCTGGCCGTGCCACTTCGCGTACTCGATCTGCCCGTCGGCGACGGCGCGAACCGGAGTGCCGTGAGGCGCGGCGAAGTCGACGCCGAGGTGCGGACGGCGACGACGCGTCTTCGGATGCAGTCGCGAGGTACTGAAGCGTGAGCTGATGCGCGTGAACTCGACCGGGTAGCGAAGGTCCGAATCGGCGCGGACGCGCTGAAGCGGGACACCCTCGAGGTCGACATACGTCTTCTCGCCGTTGTCGTCGGCGCGCAGCGCCGTGTGGGACTTCCCGCGGGTCTGGACCTCGGCGGCCAGAACCTGGCTGCCGCTCGGGATCTGATCGCCGTCCTCGGTGATCTTGACCTCGTAGAGAACGCGGAACGCGTCGCCCTTCCGGAGGTGCTTGAAGTCGACCTTGCTCGAGAAGATTCCGGCCATCTGGCGGACGACCCGGGAGGGCACGCCGGCGGAAAGGCAATCGGCGGTGATGTTCGAAGCGACCGTACCCGACACGCCGCGAACCTCGGTCGTCGAGGGGACTTCGCCCTTGCGGGCGACGATCCCGCCGTCTTCGCCACGCTCGGCGACGAAGACGTTCAGGCGGTCGATCTCGTATTCCAGGCCGCTGAGCTCGCCCTGAGCATCGAAGCTGAGACGCAGGTCCCGGCCGATCTTCAGCCGGGCGAGATTGAACACGTTGCGCGAGGAGCGGTACCAGGTGAGAGCATCGCTCTTGGGGACACCGTTGCGCCCCAGCATCCCGAGAAAAGTATCGCCGTTGCGGACGCGGACGACGCGATCGACGTCGAGCGCATTGGCCTGATCTCCGAGAGCGGCCTGGCCGATCCAGACGAGATCGAGGACGGTAGCTTCGCTGGGGACTTCGGCGAGCAAAACGCCCTGTTCGGCATGAGAGGAGCAGGAGTGTGTTGGATTTTCACTTCCCACGACGTCCATCGAGTAGGCGGTCGTGCTCACTCCGAGCGCCGATGCGCTCAGTACTGCCAGCAAAACCGCGACACCGAGTAGACCCCCACCCCCGGCTCGCGCTGCATCCGGCTTGGTTGGATTCTGCAGCGTGACCTCCTCCTCTCGTCTCGTCTCGAGTCGAAGCCGTTCAGCTCGCAGTTGATTCCACAGATGTCAACCGAAAGGGACCATCCTAGCGCCTTTGTTAGGCTCCCGAAGTCGGCGCCCGCTCGTTAGGATGCTCGCTCGGCCATGACTCGACGCATCCTCGGCGCACTCTTGATCGCCCCCCTCTTGGGATTGACCGCCATTCTACTGGTCGTCCGCCACACCCTCGAGGAACGTGGGCCTCGTCTCGACGTGCCCGCGGCGATCAGCATCGGCGACGGCGAGTCCCTGCCGGCGATCGCGGCCCGCATGCAGCAACGCGGCGTGCTCGTGCGTCCGGAGGCCTTCCTCGCGCTCGCGCGCTGGCGTCAAGTGGACCGACAGGTGCGCAGCGGCGTTTACGAGTTCGAGGGCGGCGCCACCGCCGGAGAGGTCCTGGAGGCCTTGGTGAGCGGTCCCCAGCGGTTCGAGTTGGTGTCCATCCCCGAGGGCTGGACGGCTGAGCGGATCGCCCTGCGCCTCGAGGCGGCCGGCCTCGGGTCCGCGGAGCACTACCAGGAGCTCGCGGCGAACCCGGATTTCGCAGCATCCTTGGGAGTTTCGGCCGGAGGCTTGGAGGGTTACCTCTTCCCGGACACCTACTCCTTCGGCGACGATCCCACTCCGGAAGAGGTCCTGGGACGGATGACGGCCCGCTTCTTCGAAGTCTTCGACGAGAGCCTCCACGCAGCCGCCGAGGCCAAGGGCCTCACCCCGCACGAGGCGATCACTCTAGCCTCGATCGTCGAGACCGAGGCCGCGATCGCCTCCGAGAGGCCCCTGATCTCAGCGGTCTTCCACAACCGGTTGAAGCGCGGAATGCCGCTCCAGGCGGACCCCACGGTCCTCTACGGAGTCCCCGGGCGGACCAAACCCATCCGCCGCAGCGACCTCAAGCGGGCGACGCCCTACAACACCTACGTGATCCGCGGCCTCCCGCCCGGCCCCATCGCGAATCCGGGCCTGGCCTCCCTGGAAGCCGCCGTCTACCCGACAAAAGGGACGAAAGCACTGTATTTCGTGGCGCGAAACGACCGGAGCCACGAATTCAACCAGTCCCTCTCAGCCCACACTAGGGCCGTGAGAAAGTACCAAAGATAGGTCAATTCGGGGTTGATCACCCACCCACCTTCGCCTAGTCTTCGCCCCATGACGGATGCGGCTTCGGCTACGCTGACCAAGCGCCAGAAAGAGCTCCTCGACTTTCTCGACCAGTACATCCAGCGCCACGGCTTCGCGCCCACGCTGGACGAGACCGGGAAGCACTTTGGATTGACGTCGCTTGCAACCGTGCACAAGCACCTGACCAACCTCGAGCGGAAAGGTCTCATCCGACGCCGCTCGGGCCTGAGCCGGGCGCTCGAAGTCGTACCGCAAAGCAAACGCCTTGAAGGCATCGAGCTCCCGCTACTCGGAATGGCCGCCGCGGGCACGCCCATGGAGGCAACGCTCGACAACGAGCGAATCATGGTGCCCGATACCCTCGTGCGGAAGCAGGAGAGCTTCGCACTCAAGGTCAGCGGCGAGTCGATGCGCGACGCCGGGATCCTCGACGGCGACGTCGTGATCGTCGAGAGCCGCAGCAGCGCCGATAGCGGTGAAACGGTCGTCGCCGTCCTCGACGGCGCCGCGACGATCAAGAAGATGCACCGCGAATCGGGCGGGCGCATCCGGCTGCAGCCGGCCAACGACGCGTTCGAGCCGATCCTGTGCGATGAAGATCAGGTCGAGATCCGCGGCGTCGTCGTCTCTCTGCTCCGGAAGTATTAAGCCGCTCAGAGGCCCGGCGAGCTGCCGACCGCGGGAGGGCCCGGCGAGCTGCCGACCGCGGGAGAGCCTGCCGGCTCCGAGCCGGCTGACTGCGGCCCAACCGGCGGCCGGGACGCATGCCCCGGCTTGCGGACGGTCGCGTTCCGGGCTCGCCACCGCGGTCGTCTGGCAGTACGCTGCCCAGAGTGACCCAACCGAGCGCCAGCGTCTATCTCCACATCCCGTGGTGTCTCGCCCGGTGCCCGTACTGTGACTTCAATACGTACGCCGCGCGCGAGTGGCCCGAGGACGAGTACCGCGCCGCACTCACGGCGGAACTCGCATGGTTCGCCGAGCGCGCTCCCTTCAACGACGTGACCGTCGGAACCGTGTTTCTCGGCGGCGGGACCCCGTCACTCTTCGCTCCGGACACGATCGCCGCCCTCCTCGAGGCCCTGAACGAGCAGTTCCCGACCGCGCCCGACCTGGAGGTCACTCTCGAGGCAAACCCCGGCACGGTCGACCGTGATCGACTCGCGGGGCTCCGAGATGCTGGCGTAAACCGGCTTTCGATCGGCATCCAGAGCTTCCAACCGCGCCTTCTCGAGGCATTGGGCCGGCGCCATTCGGTCGACGAATCACGCGCGGCCCTCGACGCCGCACGAGCAGCCGGCTTCGAGAACCTCTCGCTCGACCTGATGTACGCGACCCCGACGCAGACCCTCGAAGAGCTCGAGGCCGACCTCGCCGAGGCGATCACGATCGCGCCCGATCACGTCTCCGCCTACGCCCTCATCTTCGAGCCTGGCACACCACTCACCCGAGACTTGCAAGCGGGCAAGATCGAGCGCGCCACCGACGAACTCGAAGCGCAGATGTTCGAGACGGTGCGCACGCGACTCTCCGGCGCGGGCTATGCCGCGTACGAGATTTCGAATCACGCGCAGCCCGGACGTGAGGCGCGTCACAATCAAGCGTATTGGCGCGGCGGTCCCTACCTCGGCGTCGGAGCCGGTGCACATTCGTTCTCGCCGGCGGCGGCGCCGATGGCGAACGACGCAGAGTACGGCGTTCGGTGGCAGAACGTCCGCGACCCCGCGAAGTACCGCGATGCGGTCACGGCGACCGGCCACGCCGTCGACGAGCATGAGAGCCTGACGCGCACGCAGGCGATGGGGGAGTTCTGCTGGCTCGCCTTGCGCGAGACGCGCGGGTTGGCGGCGGCAGAGTTCGAATCCCGATTCGGCGCGGCGCTCGGGACGACCTTCCCGCA
Proteins encoded:
- a CDS encoding mandelate racemase/muconate lactonizing enzyme family protein, translating into MKIQDLQTFIVGNPPPGFGGRYFIFVKLTSDDGITGVGEVYADTFGPKTVVAMVEDVFGRHLEGADPFRIEALWRKVYGRGYSMRPDLSLMGVLSALENACWDIIGKSVGKPVYELLGGLVHERLRSYTYLYPRPDDTADVYIDADLAAKRAAEYVALGFTAVKFDPAGPYSVFDPRQPSLEILDRSEEFVSKIRDSVGSKADLLFGTHGQFTPSGALRLARRLEPYDPLWFEEPTPPESPEQMARVARQTRIPIATGERLTTKYEFARVLETGAASILQMALGRVGGLLEAKKIAGMAEAHYAQIAPHLYCGPVEGAANIQLAACSPNFLLLEGIETWGGFHADVLKTPIRWEDGYVIPPTEPGLGIELDEDVLATHPYMGDRLHLEMDEEPAG
- a CDS encoding DUF1015 domain-containing protein, which produces MATIRPFRPFRYTPEAGPIAELVAPPYDVISEPERARLRTLREAGAIHVILPLGEEKYRTAADLLETWKAAGLIAQEDKPAMYLYSQGFEINGETFVRWGLLTSLQLEEFDDRIVLPHERTLDGPKADRMQLIRACETNLSPIFTFIDKSLGLAGMTDRGEQIVDFTDEAGVTQRVWRLTDESLMAELMEKISSEPVYIADGHHRYETSLAYRNERRNEAGAPTDPQPYDFVLTHMCSTKDPGLVVLPTHRLLADPAPHGELLANWEANCKITAFDDAMALWTALGVGPVGERVPRLGILRRGVPGGLLLEPGDGARKHLDTRPPSLSALDVTFLHEVVLDGVAPDRFKYTHDEHETITAVEKGETELAVLLPPPGVDDVLAIARDELTMPQKSTYFYPKVLSGLAYNPIGRKD
- a CDS encoding carboxyl transferase domain-containing protein; its protein translation is MATKGGFGTSDEVSRSRDSIKDWEPILQELAERRASSRAMGGPERIERLMTQRGKLDARRRIELLFDPGTFVEIGPLAGSSEAPADALVAGMGKIHGRPVLAGAEDFTVLGGSIGNVSMAKRYRICELATQERMPLIFMLDGAGHRLTETESPGRAPNDLLSLADLSGQVPMVCLVLGASAGHGALTAPLSDLTIITESAAMFTAGPPLVKAGTGEDVTKEELGGPQVCADEAGVAHNVVADDEEAIAMARRYLEYLPAYAGDSQRRREAPDTGPRLLDDILGHISPNPRRVYAMRPVLKMLVDEGSLFEVQPRYGASILTALGFIGGRAVAIVANDPSVRSGSIDSAAAIKAADFIDNVGAFGLPFLFLADNPGVMAGTAAERSGILKWAGKMYKAQRRLTSPKIHVTLRKAFGFGTSIMAQNPFDRQTLCYALPTVTLGAMPADSGGKAAKLDDEERARLVKEQSAGAWKMAARLGYDDILDPRELRNGVLNGLSLLDNRLA
- a CDS encoding nitrile hydratase accessory protein, with product MADPKTPRVLDAVGPAAPPRKNGELVFDEVWEGRLFGLTMALYDSGAFAWDEFRDLLIDEIGQWERAHPSGADYHYYERWLGAFERLVTEKGLCAKGDLSGRRASLAARPAGHDH
- the nthA gene encoding nitrile hydratase subunit alpha, which produces MSGKNHDHDHEHSENELRAEALETILTEKGIVTAEAIDGIIRLFEEDIGPMNGARVVARAWTDDDFRIRLLADATTTVGELELAMIPEAPLVVVPNEPGVHNVVVCTLCSCYPSGLLGISPAWYKDPAYRSRVVREPRKVLSEMGLDLDPDLEVRVWDSSAELRYMVLPERPSGCEDWDTERLATLVTRDSMIGTGRLRDPSKS
- the nthB gene encoding nitrile hydratase subunit beta, with the protein product MDGIHDMGGMHGFGAVPAETGDAVFREEWEARVHGMVYVLLGVGIGNVDAFRHAIERIAPKDYLRVGYYGRWIRAAESLLVARGLLRAGELQEALDGTRAPSATVRATAGPPADGFFREVEAAPRFAVGAAVRVRNLHPQGHTRLPGYVRGKCGVVGRVHPACILPDTNAHGQGECPEYLFSVRFEGRELWGDTAEPGAPVSVDLFDRYLEPV
- a CDS encoding peptidoglycan DD-metalloendopeptidase family protein; amino-acid sequence: MSTTAYSMDVVGSENPTHSCSSHAEQGVLLAEVPSEATVLDLVWIGQAALGDQANALDVDRVVRVRNGDTFLGMLGRNGVPKSDALTWYRSSRNVFNLARLKIGRDLRLSFDAQGELSGLEYEIDRLNVFVAERGEDGGIVARKGEVPSTTEVRGVSGTVASNITADCLSAGVPSRVVRQMAGIFSSKVDFKHLRKGDAFRVLYEVKITEDGDQIPSGSQVLAAEVQTRGKSHTALRADDNGEKTYVDLEGVPLQRVRADSDLRYPVEFTRISSRFSTSRLHPKTRRRRPHLGVDFAAPHGTPVRAVADGQIEYAKWHGQMGRTIRIDHGRNVKYDSMYGHLTRYARGIKGGKRVHRGDVIGYVGSTGLATGPHLHFSLVHGKRFVDPLKALKQVQYKKPTRLTGDSFEKAKTRLVSALGTLDDEGPVRLTRFADARDL
- the mltG gene encoding endolytic transglycosylase MltG — translated: MTRRILGALLIAPLLGLTAILLVVRHTLEERGPRLDVPAAISIGDGESLPAIAARMQQRGVLVRPEAFLALARWRQVDRQVRSGVYEFEGGATAGEVLEALVSGPQRFELVSIPEGWTAERIALRLEAAGLGSAEHYQELAANPDFAASLGVSAGGLEGYLFPDTYSFGDDPTPEEVLGRMTARFFEVFDESLHAAAEAKGLTPHEAITLASIVETEAAIASERPLISAVFHNRLKRGMPLQADPTVLYGVPGRTKPIRRSDLKRATPYNTYVIRGLPPGPIANPGLASLEAAVYPTKGTKALYFVARNDRSHEFNQSLSAHTRAVRKYQR
- the lexA gene encoding transcriptional repressor LexA; the encoded protein is MTDAASATLTKRQKELLDFLDQYIQRHGFAPTLDETGKHFGLTSLATVHKHLTNLERKGLIRRRSGLSRALEVVPQSKRLEGIELPLLGMAAAGTPMEATLDNERIMVPDTLVRKQESFALKVSGESMRDAGILDGDVVIVESRSSADSGETVVAVLDGAATIKKMHRESGGRIRLQPANDAFEPILCDEDQVEIRGVVVSLLRKY
- the hemW gene encoding radical SAM family heme chaperone HemW, giving the protein MTQPSASVYLHIPWCLARCPYCDFNTYAAREWPEDEYRAALTAELAWFAERAPFNDVTVGTVFLGGGTPSLFAPDTIAALLEALNEQFPTAPDLEVTLEANPGTVDRDRLAGLRDAGVNRLSIGIQSFQPRLLEALGRRHSVDESRAALDAARAAGFENLSLDLMYATPTQTLEELEADLAEAITIAPDHVSAYALIFEPGTPLTRDLQAGKIERATDELEAQMFETVRTRLSGAGYAAYEISNHAQPGREARHNQAYWRGGPYLGVGAGAHSFSPAAAPMANDAEYGVRWQNVRDPAKYRDAVTATGHAVDEHESLTRTQAMGEFCWLALRETRGLAAAEFESRFGAALGTTFPHVADLQTEGLLEDQEARLTLSPRGLLIADTIFASFF